One segment of Calypte anna isolate BGI_N300 chromosome 4A, bCalAnn1_v1.p, whole genome shotgun sequence DNA contains the following:
- the SMIM19 gene encoding small integral membrane protein 19, whose amino-acid sequence MAAVAGAGGGGSAALGDGGGIDYSVHEAWNEATNVYLLVVLASLALLVYARRNKRRIMRIFTLPPAAETPPEPNFYDSMKKIRLRQQLEMYSIARKYEQQQPPKQTESVQLSVE is encoded by the exons ATGGCGGCGGTGGCGGGGGCAGGCGGGGGGGGTTCGGCAGCGCTGGGCGACGGCGGCGGCATCGACTACTCGGTGCATGAGGCGTGGAACGAGGCCACCAACGTCTAcctgctggtggtgctggccAGCCTGGCGCTCCTGGTCTACGCGCGGCG GAACAAGAGGAGGATTATGCGCATCTTCACCCTCCCCCCAGCCGCCGAGACCCCTCCCGAACCCAACTTCTACGACAGCATGAAGAAGATCCgcctgaggcagcagctggagatgtACTCCATCG caaggaagtatgaacagcagcagccaccaaaACA